The DNA sequence TGTTGCATATCTCTGCGTCACATGACCAAAGAGGCCGTGCCGAGTGCTAACCGTCCTGATGGGATGCAAAGGAAAGGCTGGTGGTCTCTGTGTGGACGGCGTGGGAAGGCACATGAGATCCTGCTGTCCCTCCAAACTGCACCTCCCCTGCAGCCCTTCAGAGCCAACGAGTGTCACTCTGGGACCCTCACTCCTGGGCAGTGTGATATCCTGGGGGCGAGAGTGGGGgcaagagtggggggggggggggcaaaacaaaaacaggccgTGGCAGAAACATCATCAGAGCTTGAAGACACGCCAGTttctgtggggggagggagacACGGTGGTGGCACTGGGCAGTGGCCACCCAGGCCCCTGTTGCCATCAGGCACGGACCTTGGTGCCCCCAGATGAACAGCATGTGTCCATCAAAGCTGCCTTTATCCAGCCTTTTGCTCAGGATTGACACCACAAACTTGGCTCTGCTCAGTCTGACATTCTCGCTTTCAGCTGAGTTACATTCCTGCGACCTGAGAGGATTATGACGTCCACAGTTTGCCGTGTTTCTCTTCGCGTGGGGAATGCCCTCCCCACACTGACACCCACCTTTCAGACCCTCGTTCATGGCTGAACAATTTCAGATGCTTTTATGCAAAGTGACGtactgttgagaaagcaggatcagacagtccctggagcgattGCGGGTTAGGGGCCTCACTCAGCGgtccagtggtgacatcactctgctgaccctgggactTGAACCGATGACCTTCTGGTCAGACACGGTGTTCTAGAGCCATACACTGCCCCAATTTCTTGTACAAGTGTGGCATTATGGGACATTGAAGCAACATAACTTTGTTATTCCTTGATGTACCAAACTTATTTGGTTCATCAAGTTATTAGTGATTCTGTCAGTTTTGAACAGTAATATTGTAGAGGCGGCAAAGATTAATAAATACAGATTTATTTTGAAAGGGACAGTTTTACTCCAGTAAGAAGCTTGGATTTAATGCTGTACAAAGGGCTGCATGTTTCGGAAATGTCAGCTTTAATGTCAAAGCTGTAAATAATATTCATAATGACACTTGTATGAAATGTTATGTGTGCATTGGTGTAATTGCTAATTCTGAGGAATACTAATCAATTACctcttgtttgttttgtgtaaCCATAAATGAAATATCATAATAATATTGATTTAAAATGACTGTTTGGCTCCTTGATGCTGAGGATGGAGTCACTTGCTGGTCGTTTTGTCATCGAAGAAATGAAAAGGTTGGGATCCCCTCATCTCCAAGTCATGTAATTTTCACTGGAAGTTTCACATGAATGTAAAGAAActcgtgtttgtgtgtgcagaTTCAGGCTTGAAGTGCGCCGTGTCAGGGCTGTGTCCGGCCAAGCCATCCGTGTACGTGTTTGTCTGTCCTTCCCTCTGTGCATTCCTGGGTCTTGCCAAACACATGCTGTGAATGTACACATTATTTGGTATGCACATGTACTCTAATGGAGAGACAGAGCTCGAATTAAACCTCTGCAGGCTGCTGTGTCCTGACATGTCCATCATTTTGATTACACTGACGTAACCCGCTGTGGGTTATTAGACGGAGTGAATTAAGGTAAACAGAGTCTCTTTCTTTTCAGCACCAGCCAGGTTCAGTCCAGCATTTGCTAATGAAGTATGACTTCTGTGTTTCCACATGAATCACTTTAGAGGTTCTGAATACACCTCTGACACCACATTGGCAGTGTTACCTGGTTTGCAACCAATATTATTTAGGgattcaaaatattttaacgCCATCTTGTGGACACCCAAAGAACACCCAACCTAAGAGATATCCTACCCTAGCATACAGCCTACCTTAAACAAGCTTAGAGCACTTAGATTAGGCTACAGTTGGgcaatcattaacacaaagcctaatTAATATAAATTAGCTGAATATAATAGAATTTATtgtaattatgtaattttttaaataatgtactgaaagagTACAATATACACTCTCACATACTAACattaagatatatatatatatatattaggggtggagccgaacccgaatacggtattcggaaaggcacaaataacgtgttttttacgaatacttatttcgaacaaatacttaaaaaaatatttgtattcgggaacaagaaaatccttatatcaaaaagctgcgtttcctcttgagaccgcagtgcatgcccggaagagtgagtgagtgagttcaggagtcggggggttgtaaaagaggtgactgacacaggctgctccacacagcaacagagaaggctcggctgagcgaaaaaagacttaactgtatcactatttttgttgaatagatttttgtaccttaactgggttccggaggcagtttataactttcgggaagcagagtttgatcgggagattattccattacgctgcattattgacgtctgcagtcaggtgctctcatgttcgctatgtttacgtagctctgttagctcggtaatttagacaataggctgttgacagagtaacgttaacgtttggttaaaaaggttaaaacaatgcttgtgtagttgtgtcgaattatatgcacttgtaggagttatatggtacgtttaagttactctgtctactgcatattcataattattataatggatataattaaagaatacttacactatagcgtaaattagaagtgcaacgcaaaaaaactttactcgaatacgaatacaaatagttttcccccctcaacaaatgcaaatacagatacaaataccagctgctttgcacacccctaatatatatatatagttatataTAACTTCAATATATAACTTCAAGACCATCTGTTGAAAACTTTATTGTAGACCTGACCGCATACATTATTGTAAAAATGCAGTACAGCATAACAGTGACATAGTGAAAAGGTcagaaagtgaaaatgaaaagaaacatcACTGGTCATTTCATCCTTGTTTACTGTTTATAAAGACAGAACAGGAACATCTTTTTAATATTAGCAAGACAGTGTCCAGAAACATTTAGCAGTAACAGGCAGATATTTCAGTTTGTTAAACCCTACAGTCCCTTATAGCAGATATTCCAGTTTGTTAAACCCTACAGTCCCTTAGAGCAGATATTCCAGTTTGTTAAACCCTACAGTCCCTTAGAGCAGATATTCCAGTTTGTTAAACCCTACAGTCCCTTAGAGCAGAGGTCTCCAAGTCCGGTCCAGGAGAGCTAgagtccagtaggttttctatcttATCTGGCTTCTGAAGACCCACACCTCTTCCTGGTATTTAcatgagaacaggtgtggctcatcaaaagccaggtaggatagaaaacctactggattgTAGCTGTTCCGGACCGGACTTGGAGAGCCCTGACAGAGTAAAATCCCAATTATCCTGATTGGAGCTGAAATGGCAGGACCCCTGGTATGAAGCCTGGAGCTGTTCAGAAGGAAAGGTGTAAGCAGCTGGACACACGGCgtacgacacacacacacacacacacacacacgtcatgTCATGCGTTTTCAAATCCTGTACAAATCAGCTGCATGTGGAGTTGGTTTTGTCCTCTGAAAAGGGGTGTACATACTGCCCTGGCATTTAAAAGGAgacaaaaacaattaaatatgCTAGTGAACGAAGAGGAGAAATGGCCATAGCCTTCAGATTGATTaaaacctgctactgagcacaGAAATGTCACCCCCTGTGTACCGAACACACTGCAGAAGCGGCTTCCCCAACATCAGCACTGACATGTGGACATTCAGAAAAGCAGtgcatttatttccactttTTCCTGACTTTAGTATGTGCTTGTCTGACACGCCTCGGCAGGGGGGagcccctccctcccctccaGACAGTCATAATGAACGTATCCAATGGGCAGTGGATATGGGAGCGGACCACAGCTACTGCAGCGGTTcagagggggcgtggccagccCTCCCCAGCTCCACCCTCCACAACTTCACAGCTCATCGCCAAGGTGGGAGCGCCGATAGGCATCGCCGGTCAGCTTCTCCTGAGCCTCCTTCATTCCAGCCACGACTGTGAAAAAGAGACATGCCGATCAGGAAACACGGCCGCGATTTACTCCACTGAACACCGCAGCACACTGCACTTTAATACCCCCAGCTGGCATCTGAAATAACACATCGTCAGTCATCATTCGGTCACTGCTCCATTCTGCATCACCAAATGTGCTCCTACCTTGATCAGCATTGCTGTAGAAATATTTATAGTTAGGATTCCCATTTTTGTTGGTGATTTCAGGGCGCACCTTCCCACTGGGATCTGGGAAAATAAAGCATAGCTTAAGTTTAAGGGGCCGTCTGGATGTTTTCCCATCCGTCACTGGCACCAGTGGGATGAAAGCTGAGGTCGCCGGTCAATGTTTGACTCAAAACACTGGAAGGTAACACCACCGCCACCAAAAATCAGCATATGCACATCGTCCGTTTAATCTCCATCATTCTCTCATGCACATCACCGTTTCAGCACGACACAGAGTGTTATTAGTTTTGCGACCTCAGGATTAAATACCATGACATAACAGTGACAGTCCATAAAGGATCATTTCTGCTCATGCATCAGTCACATCTTCCCCGTACTCTGAGGGCCAGAGGGCACCAGCAAAACAGACTCGGCAGGTGAACATTTATTACTGGTCAGCCCTGCACACGGCCTGCGCTTCTGCTTACCGAGGAAAAGGATTCTGGGAATGTAGCCACCATCGGGGCTGAACGCTTCGTCCTTTGGCTCCTCATCATCCTATAGAcaaatatttctaaataaaaatgGTGCTCATTAACTCTTTAAGGGATGGCTGGGAAACGCCACAGCCAAAGATCACAACATGAATGAAAAGTCGCACCATCTAGtgcaaggtttctcaacccagtcctcggggaccaccagacggtccacgtttttgctctctcccaattggcagggaattgggagagagcaaaaacatggaccggctggtggtccccgaggaccgggttgagaaaccctgatcTAGTGGGTCTGCAGAATAGTGTTATCCAGTGGGGGGAGATGACTCACCACCAAGTTGACCATGATGAAGTTGTGCGACAGCTCAGAGATTTCTTTGGATTCAGCGAACTTGGGTTTCAGGGCTTCAAGAGAAAAgtcaaataaataactaaagAGAGACTTTACAATAAGTCAAACACTAAAAACTGGTCGTCattttttcatccatccatccatccatccatcatctgccgcttgtccggggttcgggtcgcgggggcagcagcttcaggagaggcacccagacctccctctccccagctacctccaccagctccttggtggggacaccgaggcgttcccaggccagccgggagatataatccctccagcgagtcctgggtctgccccggggcctc is a window from the Paramormyrops kingsleyae isolate MSU_618 chromosome 21, PKINGS_0.4, whole genome shotgun sequence genome containing:
- the txndc12 gene encoding thioredoxin domain-containing protein 12, which produces MQKLVINFALLSFVGFLSVTCAQDATAEGNGRGFGENIHWRTLEDGKKEAEASGLPVMVIIHKTWCGACKALKPKFAESKEISELSHNFIMVNLVDDEEPKDEAFSPDGGYIPRILFLDPSGKVRPEITNKNGNPNYKYFYSNADQVVAGMKEAQEKLTGDAYRRSHLGDEL